The following proteins are co-located in the Desulfoscipio sp. XC116 genome:
- a CDS encoding DUF6147 family protein: MKRFLCTALCLVFLFIVARPPAASPTPPPPPPAEQSEIGILSTKYLADWNCSLINNDDGTVTIKGYSQANRIVDEIYVEIYLQKWNGSSWQTVSNGYRKTANNNVYVSHSKNISVQTGVYYRTLSYHQIIHNDIEYPKQPQKIVSDSCYID, encoded by the coding sequence CTGTGTTTGGTTTTTTTATTTATTGTTGCCAGGCCGCCGGCAGCATCCCCGACCCCGCCGCCCCCGCCACCGGCAGAACAAAGTGAAATAGGCATTCTATCTACAAAGTATCTTGCTGATTGGAACTGTTCTCTAATTAATAATGATGACGGAACGGTAACCATCAAAGGCTACAGCCAGGCCAACCGCATTGTGGATGAAATTTATGTCGAGATCTACCTGCAAAAGTGGAACGGGTCCTCCTGGCAAACAGTATCGAACGGATACCGCAAAACAGCCAATAATAACGTATACGTGAGCCACTCTAAGAATATTTCCGTTCAAACGGGCGTATATTATCGAACTCTCTCTTACCATCAGATTATCCACAATGATATCGAATACCCGAAACAGCCACAAAAGATAGTTTCGGATTCCTGTTACATTGATTAA